From Pseudomonas arsenicoxydans:
TTGTTGACCGATTCGAGGTTGACCGTGCGCAGCCCCAGGCGCTGGGCCAGCGCCGGTTCATCCAGCGATTCGCTGGCCAGCAGCACGCGCGCAAACATGAGGATCTCAGCGCGCGAAGCGACATCGAACAGCGTCGGGTTGTTGAGCTGTTCAGGCCAGGTGCTGCGATCAAGTGTCGCCACGTCGCCTGGTGCCGCCATGGCGCCGAAACTCAAGAGCCAGGCCGAGAATAGAAAAACGATACGCAATGGGATGTCTCCATAACAAAACCCGCGCGGCACTATATCGCGGGAGGATCAAAAGATCGCAGCCTCGTTGCACTCGACAGCTCCTACAGGCTTACACCGCCCCATGTAGGAGCTGTCGAGTGCAACGAGGCTGCGATCTTGTCCCATGACACCACCGATCACCTATGACACCCATAGCTGGAGTCAACCGGCCCAACCCCCTAGAATCGCCCCCACGATTAAAGGAGACGACTTCATGCTGATGGTGATTTCCCCCGCCAAGACCCTCGATTACGAAACACCGCCGGCCACCCAGCGTTTCACCCAACCGCAATACCTCGATCATTCCCAGGAGCTGATTTTGCAACTGCGCGACCTGACGCCCGCACAGATCAGCGAGTTGATGCACGTCTCCGACAAGATCGGTGGGCTCAACGCAGCGCGTTTCGGCAGCTGGACCCCGGCCTTCACCCCGGACAACGCCAAACAGGCATTGCTGGCCTTCAAGGGTGATGTTTACACCGGGTTGAACGCACAAACCTTCAGCGAAGCCGATTTCGATTACGCCCAACAGCATTTGCGCATGTTGTCCGGCCTCTACGGCCTGCTGCGCCCGCTGGACCTGATGCAACCGTATCGTCTGGAAATGGGCACCAAACTGGCGAATGCCCGCGGCAAGGACTTGTATGCCTTCTGGGGCACGCGAATCAGCGAATGGCTGAACGAAGCCCTGGCCGATCAGGACGATGACGTGCTGCTGAACCTGGCCTCCAACGAGTACTTCTCGGCGGTCAAGCGCAGCGCCCTGAACGCGCGCATCGTCAATACCGAGTTCAAGGACTGGAAGAACGGCCAATACAAGATCATCAGCTTCTATGCGAAAAAGGCGCGCGGCATGATGAGCCGTTTCGTCATTGAAGAGCGGATCAACGATCCAGCAGACCTGAAACAGTTTGATATTGAAGGCTATCGGTACAGCGCCGAACAGTCTAAACCGGACAATCTGGTATTCCTGCGCAACCACGCTTCAGAGTAAGCACTTGATCGGTGCACGACTTGCAAAACAGTCGTGCGCCGATGCTTGATCGTCTAACAATCCCCCGCCTTATTCGTCGACCTCTTGACGCCAAAAAACCAACACTTCCTTTTCTAACTTTTGTTTCACTCGACTTCAATGATTTTTTTCAGTAGTGGCACTGAAATTTTTTTTCAGTAGTGGCACAAAACTACCAGACCCTAGAATTAGCCAATATATAAAGGGCCAAACCGACATTGATATCAGTGTGAAAGCAGTGCCATCTTTTTCAATATTTCAAGAAATTTCAGAAATCGTGATGGGCGGACAGGAACTATGTCCAAATGCGTAGCTCATACCACCGGTAACGATTATCTCAAGACGTGTACGAGATAACTTACGCAGAGAAGAGATCCACGTAGCGAAGTTGTCATATTAACTTCTGCAGGCTGATCTCTGATTTGAGCAACGTATTAAGGACAGGAGATACGCATATGACTATCCCCTTTCAAGGCCAAGGCTGCGCCCCTATAAACGTGCTCGCCTGAGCACTCAACCGCTTGATTTACGGGCCTCACAGCCTGGCATTGAGCGCGCAAGACCTTTGCACATTGTCTTCTGACTGGAAGACCGGCTGCATAACAGGGCACATCAGAATAATAAGGCCTAGTTGCGCACACTTTGAGTGCTCTTATTTAGACACTCGGAACTTTGTATGCCTGCACGCGGCATTGTGGCGCCTATAAGCCGCACTTGCGCGTGCACTATGACCGCTGAACACCATTAACTCCGGCCATGTAATGGCTTGATAAAACACTGAGGTAATTGCGATGCGCATCAGCATATTTGGTTTGGGTTACGTCGGCGCAGTCTGTGCCGGTTGCCTGTCTGCACGGGGCCATGACGTCATTGGCGTCGATGTTGCCAAAGACAAAATCGATATGATCAACGCTGGCAAATCGCCCATCGTTGAACCGGGTCTGGGCGAACTTCTGCAGAAGGGTATCGCGACAGGCAAACTGCGCGGCACGACCAACTTCGCCGAAGCGATTCGTGACACCGACCTGTCGATGATCTGCGTCGGTACGCCGAGCAAGAAGAACGGCGACCTGGAACTGAACTACATCGAAGCCGTGTGCCGCGAGATCGGTTTTGTCCTGCGTGACAAAACCACCCGCCACACCATTGTGGTTCGCAGCACCGTACTGCCGGGCACTGTCGCAAACGTTGTCATCCCGATCCTCGAAGATTGCTCCGGCAAAAAAGCCGGTGTCGACTTCGGTGTTGCAGTGAACCCTGAGTTCCTGCGTGAAAGCACCGCGATCGCCGACTACGACCTGCCGCCAATGACCGTCATCGGCGAGTTCGACAAAGCTTCGGGC
This genomic window contains:
- the yaaA gene encoding peroxide stress protein YaaA — translated: MLMVISPAKTLDYETPPATQRFTQPQYLDHSQELILQLRDLTPAQISELMHVSDKIGGLNAARFGSWTPAFTPDNAKQALLAFKGDVYTGLNAQTFSEADFDYAQQHLRMLSGLYGLLRPLDLMQPYRLEMGTKLANARGKDLYAFWGTRISEWLNEALADQDDDVLLNLASNEYFSAVKRSALNARIVNTEFKDWKNGQYKIISFYAKKARGMMSRFVIEERINDPADLKQFDIEGYRYSAEQSKPDNLVFLRNHASE